A portion of the Cygnus olor isolate bCygOlo1 chromosome 15, bCygOlo1.pri.v2, whole genome shotgun sequence genome contains these proteins:
- the RHOT2 gene encoding mitochondrial Rho GTPase 2, translating into MKRDVRILLLGEAQVGKTSLIMALVGEEFPEEVPPRAEEITIPADVTPEKVPTHIVDYSESEQTEDELQEEIAKANVVCVVYDVTKEVTIEKIRTKWIPMVNGGAEKGARIPIILVGNKSDLQMGSSMDVILPIMNQFSEIETCVECSAKNLKNISELFYYAQKAVLHPTAPLYDPEEKQLRPACARALTRIFNLSDQDNNQILSDDELNYFQKSCFGNPLAPQALEDVKMVVWKNTTDGVQDNGLTLNGFLFLNTLFIQRGRHETTWTILRRFGYDDELELTDDYLHPQFRLPPGCSSELNHLGYQFLQRLFEKHDKDQDGALSPAELQNFFSVFPCVPWGPELYNTVCTTDKGLLSLHGFLCQWTLLAYLDVRHCLECLGYLGYPILSEQDSQTQALTVTREKRIDLEKGQTQRNVFLCKVLGARGAGKSAFLQAFLGRSLAAQRETPGEPSLYAINTVQVNGQEKYLILYEVSADAKFTKPSDAACDVACLIYDLSDPRSFSYCASIYKEHYMDSQIPCVFVASKTDLPEASQQPGLSPAEFCYKHCLPPPFLFSCHSQGPPGTAVYTKLATAATFPHLNATELGAASFWLRVALGAAVTALVGFTLYRALAKNK; encoded by the exons aTGAAGCGGGACGTGCGgatcctgctgctgggggagg cccaggtggGGAAGACGTCTCTGATCATGGCGCTGGTGGGCGAGGAGTTCCCCGAGGAG GTGCCCCCTCGCGCCGAGGAGATCACGATCCCGGCGGACGTCACGCCCGAGAAGGTCCCCACGCACATTGTGGACTACTCAG aATCAGAGCAGACGGAGgatgagctgcaggaggagatcGCTAAG GCCAACGTGGTCTGCGTGGTGTACGATGTCACCAAGGAAGTCACGATCGAGAAG ATTCGCACAAAGTGGATCCCCATGGTGAACGGAGGAGCTGAGAAGGGAGCCAG GATCCCCATTATTTTGGTGGGAAACAAGTCTGACCTGCAGATGGGCAGCTCCATGGATGTCATCCTGCCCATCATGAACCAGTTCTCGGAGATTGAGACCTGCGTGGAG TGCTCTGCCAAGAACCTCAAGAACATCTCTGAGCTCTTCTACTACGCtcagaaagctgtgctgcacCCTACTGCCCCCCTCTACGACCCGGAGGAGAAGCAG CTGAGACCCGCGTGTGCACGAGCACTGACCCGGATTTTCAACCTCTCGGACCAGGATAACAACCAGATTCTGAGCGATGATGAGCTCAACTACTTCCAG AAGTCCTGCTTTGGAAACCCGCTGGCTCCCCAGGCCCTGGAGGACGTGAAGATGGTTGTGTGGAAGAACACCACGGATGGGGTGCAGGACAACGGGCTGACGTTAAACG GCTTCCTCTTCCTCAACACGCTCTTCATCCAGAGGGGCCGGCATGAGACCACCTGGACCATCCTTCGCCGCTTTGGCTACGACGACGAGCTGGAGCTGACGGATGACTACCTGCACCCGCA GTTCCGCCTGCCCCCCGGCTGCTCCTCGGAGCTCAACCACCTGGGCTACCAGTTCCTGCAGCGGCTGTTTGAGAAGCACGACAAG GACCAGGACGGTGCCCTCTCGCCCGCAGAGCTGCAGAACTTCTTCAGCGTCTTCCCCTGCGTGCCCTGGGGCCCCGAGCTCTACAACACGGTATGCACCACTGATAAAGGCCTGCTTTCCCTGCATGGATTCCTCTGCCAGTGGAC GCTCTTGGCCTACCTGGATGTGCGGCACTGCCTGGAGTGCCTGGGCTACCTGGGCTACCCCATCCTGTCGGAGCAGGACTCCCAGACGCAGGCCCTCACAG TGACCCGGGAGAAGAGGATTGACCTGGAGAAAGGCCAGACCCAGAGAAACGTCTTCCTCTGCAAGGTGCTGGGAGCCAGGGGCGCAGGCAAGTCCGCCTTCCTGCAGGCCTTCCTCGGCAGGAGCCTCGCG GCCCAGAGGGAGACCCCAGGAGAGCCGTCTCTCTACGCGATCAACACCGTGCAGGTCAACGGCCAGGAGAAATACCTTATA ctgtaCGAGGTCAGCGCTGACGCAAAGTTCACGAAGCCATCGGACGCTGCCTGCGACGTCGCCTGCTTGATCTATGACCTGAGCGACCCCAGGTCCTTCAGCTACTGTGCCAGTATTTATAAG GAACACTACATGGACAGCCAGATCCCCTGCGTCTTCGTGGCCTCCAAGACAGACCTGCCAGAAGCCAGTCAGCAGCCCGGGCTCTCCCCCGCCGAGTTCTGCTACAAGCACTGCCTCCCGCCgcccttcctcttctcctgccACAGCCAGGGCCCGCCCGGCACCGCCGTCTACACCAAGCTGGCCACCGCCGCCACCTTCCC CCACCTGAACGCCACGGAGCTGGGAGCCGCGTCCTTCTGGCTGCGGGTGGCCCTGGGGGCCGCGGTGACCGCCCTGGTAGGCTTCACGCTGTACCGCGCGCTAGCCAAGAACAAGTGA